The Arthrobacter russicus genome has a segment encoding these proteins:
- a CDS encoding TetR/AcrR family transcriptional regulator has protein sequence MGTRDQNRAEREALIIQATSAAIAEMGFSAVRVTDIAERAGMTAGHISYYFPVKSELLMLAIRATEAELIDEAATSIAGMTDSWQRLERLIELSVAREVHDPDWALWLEIWAESLDHPEIAAIHHELDGRWRELLSQVLEAGMADGAFRRSPVADAAMLISTSLDGLSTQLTVGTPGFSPAELRRLATTLCSALLAPGTG, from the coding sequence ATGGGAACCAGGGACCAAAACCGCGCCGAACGCGAAGCACTCATCATCCAGGCGACTTCGGCAGCCATCGCCGAGATGGGCTTTTCCGCGGTCCGGGTCACCGACATCGCAGAACGCGCCGGAATGACCGCCGGCCACATCAGCTACTACTTTCCGGTCAAGTCCGAACTCCTGATGCTGGCGATCCGTGCCACCGAAGCGGAACTGATCGACGAGGCGGCCACCTCGATTGCCGGAATGACGGATTCATGGCAACGCCTGGAACGCCTGATCGAGCTTTCAGTCGCACGCGAAGTGCACGACCCGGACTGGGCCCTGTGGCTGGAGATCTGGGCCGAATCCCTGGACCACCCGGAGATCGCCGCGATCCATCATGAGCTCGACGGCCGCTGGCGCGAGCTGCTCAGCCAGGTCCTGGAAGCGGGCATGGCGGACGGCGCCTTCCGGCGATCGCCGGTCGCCGATGCCGCGATGTTGATTTCCACCTCGCTCGACGGGCTCTCCACCCAGCTGACCGTCGGCACACCGGGTTTCAGCCCGGCCGAACTGCGCCGACTGGCCACAACGCTTTGCTCGGCACTGCTGGCACCGGGCACCGGGTAA
- a CDS encoding PadR family transcriptional regulator has translation MSIRHSLLALLQERPRYGYELRLEFEERTGATWPLNIGQVYTTLDRLERDSLIVKDGDDGEGHVIYSISDTGRAEVQDWFSQPVERSNPPRNELAIKLALAVTLPGVDVAGIIQGQRTASMRALQDYTKARRDSAADAAETDVAWLLVLDSLIFSTEAEVRWLDHCESRVVRSASARKSAPERRKAAMPEELQREAIR, from the coding sequence ATGTCGATCCGACACTCGCTGCTCGCACTGCTCCAAGAACGGCCCCGTTACGGCTACGAATTGCGGCTCGAGTTCGAGGAGCGCACGGGTGCCACCTGGCCGTTGAACATCGGTCAGGTCTACACCACCCTGGACCGTCTGGAACGGGATTCGCTGATCGTCAAGGACGGCGACGACGGCGAAGGCCACGTGATCTACAGCATCAGCGACACCGGCCGCGCCGAGGTCCAGGACTGGTTCAGCCAACCTGTGGAGCGCAGCAATCCACCGCGCAATGAACTCGCGATCAAGTTGGCCCTAGCGGTGACTCTTCCCGGGGTCGACGTAGCCGGGATCATCCAAGGGCAACGGACGGCGTCCATGCGGGCGCTCCAGGATTACACCAAAGCGCGCCGGGATTCGGCCGCGGATGCCGCCGAGACGGATGTCGCCTGGCTGCTGGTCCTGGACTCGTTGATCTTTTCCACTGAAGCCGAGGTCCGCTGGTTGGACCATTGCGAATCCCGAGTCGTGCGCAGCGCGTCGGCCCGGAAATCGGCTCCGGAACGGCGGAAAGCCGCCATGCCGGAGGAGCTGCAACGAGAGGCGATCCGTTGA
- a CDS encoding agmatine deiminase family protein has translation MISRRRMLTAAAPLLGLGLLGCAPTGSTPATGQAGPAGSTNETDKPVKLNPDRIFNAEWETHQKTFMSWPNRQIWGKDLAYVRDDIAKVARAITQFEEVVMLASPGEEAEARYQCGSGVTVLTLGVDDLWSRDTVPVFVNGAGGLRGVDFNFNGWGNKQQHGNDGGVAKALLAALGMPRIQTPIVAEAGSLETDGQGTLLVTKSSMLNDNRNPGMSLEQLDAGLKDLLGVSKVIWFDGVYGQDITDAHVDSLARFTAPGKVLLDVPGEGAPVDDWSRSSEQARSLLQDSRDANGRAFEIIDLPQPDFSKIRGQDDDFLASYVNFYVANGAVLLPQFGDKKADQRAQGILQDHFPGRKVIALDIDTIASGGGGIHCATHDLPVVAV, from the coding sequence ATGATCTCCCGCCGACGCATGTTGACCGCCGCGGCGCCACTGCTCGGCCTCGGCCTGCTCGGCTGCGCCCCGACCGGCAGCACTCCCGCCACCGGCCAAGCCGGCCCGGCCGGCTCCACCAACGAGACGGACAAGCCCGTGAAATTGAACCCGGACCGGATTTTCAACGCAGAATGGGAAACCCACCAGAAGACGTTCATGTCCTGGCCCAATCGGCAGATCTGGGGCAAAGACCTGGCCTACGTCAGGGATGACATCGCCAAAGTCGCCCGGGCGATCACACAGTTCGAAGAAGTCGTGATGCTGGCCAGCCCCGGCGAAGAGGCCGAAGCCCGCTACCAATGCGGTTCCGGCGTGACCGTGCTGACCCTCGGCGTGGACGACCTGTGGTCCCGGGACACGGTTCCGGTGTTCGTCAATGGCGCCGGCGGCCTGCGCGGCGTCGATTTCAACTTCAACGGCTGGGGCAACAAGCAACAGCACGGAAACGACGGCGGCGTCGCCAAGGCGCTGCTGGCAGCACTCGGCATGCCACGGATCCAAACGCCGATCGTAGCCGAAGCCGGCTCGCTGGAAACCGACGGACAGGGCACCCTGCTGGTCACCAAAAGCTCCATGCTCAATGACAACCGGAACCCCGGCATGTCCCTGGAACAACTGGACGCCGGGCTCAAGGACCTGCTCGGCGTCAGCAAGGTCATCTGGTTCGACGGCGTCTACGGCCAGGACATCACCGACGCGCACGTCGACTCGCTGGCCCGCTTCACCGCGCCGGGCAAAGTGCTGCTCGATGTCCCCGGTGAGGGCGCCCCGGTCGACGACTGGTCGAGGTCCTCGGAGCAAGCCCGATCCCTGCTCCAGGACTCCCGGGACGCGAACGGCCGGGCCTTCGAGATCATCGACCTGCCGCAACCCGATTTCAGTAAGATCCGCGGCCAGGACGACGACTTCCTGGCCTCCTATGTGAACTTCTACGTAGCCAACGGAGCCGTCCTCCTGCCGCAATTCGGCGATAAGAAGGCCGACCAGCGAGCGCAGGGAATCCTGCAGGACCACTTCCCGGGACGCAAGGTGATCGCGCTGGACATCGACACCATCGCCTCCGGTGGCGGCGGCATCCACTGCGCCACGCATGATCTGCCGGTCGTCGCGGTCTGA
- a CDS encoding phage holin family protein, protein MGRFLVRVVISTVALWVTSWVLPGVRISTEGTMNVAQGNDTFASVLAFLFIGLIFGIVNALIKPLVKLISLPVTLLTLGLFTVVINAAMLWLTAWLSSFTPVHFTIDAFFWTAIWAAVIISVLSMIGSGVTGVNRQDSAAAR, encoded by the coding sequence ATGGGAAGATTCCTCGTCCGAGTAGTGATCAGCACCGTTGCGCTCTGGGTCACCAGTTGGGTCCTGCCCGGAGTCCGGATCAGCACCGAAGGCACCATGAACGTGGCGCAGGGCAATGACACCTTCGCCTCAGTCTTGGCTTTCCTCTTCATCGGCCTGATCTTCGGCATTGTCAATGCCCTGATCAAACCCTTGGTGAAGCTGATTTCGCTGCCGGTGACCTTGCTCACCTTGGGCCTGTTCACCGTGGTGATCAATGCCGCGATGCTGTGGTTGACCGCTTGGCTGAGCAGCTTCACACCGGTTCACTTCACCATCGACGCCTTTTTCTGGACGGCGATCTGGGCTGCGGTCATCATCAGCGTGCTGTCCATGATCGGCAGCGGCGTCACCGGTGTCAATCGCCAAGACAGCGCCGCAGCCCGCTGA
- a CDS encoding NAD(P)H-quinone oxidoreductase produces the protein MKAITITEPGGPEALELSEVPEPVPAEGEVLVDVAAAGLNRADVMQRRGFYPPPPGASEYLGLEVSGRIAEAGHGFRKGQEVVALLAGGGYAERVAVPAGQVIPVPEGVDLVSAAGLPEVAATVYSNVFMIAGLKAGETLLVHGGAGGIGAMAIQLAKALGARVIATAGSAAKCEKILELGADEAVNYREQDFVGAAQRFGGADVILDVMGGSYLARNLEALALGGRLVVIGLQGGSSAELDLAALMGKRASVIGTTLRSRPVDEKAAVMEQVRRVVWPLIAQGTIKPSIGATFPLDQARQAHDYFDSGEHQGKVLLTI, from the coding sequence ATGAAAGCCATCACGATCACCGAGCCCGGCGGCCCCGAAGCGTTGGAGCTGTCCGAGGTGCCGGAACCGGTGCCCGCGGAAGGCGAAGTCCTCGTCGACGTCGCTGCTGCTGGGCTCAACCGGGCCGATGTGATGCAGCGTCGTGGCTTCTATCCGCCGCCGCCCGGCGCGTCGGAGTATCTCGGCCTGGAGGTCTCGGGGCGGATCGCCGAGGCGGGGCACGGTTTTCGCAAGGGCCAAGAAGTGGTGGCGCTGCTGGCCGGTGGGGGCTATGCCGAGCGCGTGGCGGTGCCTGCCGGGCAAGTGATCCCGGTGCCCGAGGGAGTTGACCTGGTTTCGGCCGCCGGCTTGCCCGAAGTGGCGGCCACGGTCTATTCGAATGTCTTCATGATCGCCGGCCTCAAAGCGGGTGAGACATTGTTGGTGCATGGCGGGGCCGGTGGCATCGGGGCGATGGCGATCCAGCTGGCCAAGGCCTTGGGCGCACGGGTCATCGCCACGGCGGGCAGCGCCGCGAAGTGCGAAAAGATCCTCGAGCTCGGCGCCGATGAAGCGGTCAACTACCGGGAACAGGATTTTGTCGGCGCAGCCCAACGGTTCGGCGGCGCAGACGTGATCCTCGACGTCATGGGCGGATCCTATCTGGCGCGGAACCTCGAAGCGCTGGCTCTGGGCGGGCGTCTGGTCGTGATCGGTTTGCAGGGCGGCAGCTCCGCGGAATTGGATCTGGCGGCGCTGATGGGCAAGCGTGCCTCGGTGATCGGGACCACGCTGCGTTCCCGGCCGGTCGACGAGAAGGCCGCGGTAATGGAGCAGGTGCGCCGGGTGGTTTGGCCGCTGATTGCACAAGGCACGATCAAGCCGAGCATCGGTGCGACGTTCCCGCTCGACCAGGCCCGCCAGGCGCATGACTATTTCGACTCCGGGGAGCACCAGGGCAAGGTCCTGCTGACTATCTGA
- a CDS encoding ABC transporter ATP-binding protein, translated as MSNQVLQLTGVSKTFGSGATAIAALRNLSLTVHATEFVAVMGPSGSGKSSLLTVAGGLDQPTSGEVFVENTPLNGLGLNELARLRRRAVGYVFQDFNLVPTLTGLENVALPRELDGVASAKAQDEAMDALRQVGIPEVAHRFMDEMSGGQQQRVAIARAIVGERRLILADEPTGALDSATGDGILEVLRARADSGAAVVLVTHEARHAAWADRVVFLRDGRVVDESVSQNDPSMLLAAAFHGD; from the coding sequence TTGAGCAACCAAGTCCTGCAGTTGACCGGAGTCAGCAAGACCTTCGGCAGCGGAGCAACCGCGATCGCCGCCCTGCGGAACCTCAGTCTGACCGTGCACGCCACCGAATTCGTCGCGGTGATGGGCCCTTCCGGCTCCGGAAAATCGTCGCTGCTCACCGTGGCCGGAGGCCTGGACCAACCCACATCCGGTGAGGTTTTCGTGGAGAACACTCCGTTGAACGGATTGGGCCTGAACGAATTGGCCCGGCTGCGCCGGCGCGCCGTGGGCTATGTCTTCCAGGACTTCAACCTGGTGCCCACCTTGACCGGATTGGAAAACGTGGCTTTGCCCCGGGAACTCGATGGCGTGGCCTCGGCCAAGGCGCAGGATGAGGCGATGGACGCCCTGCGCCAGGTCGGCATCCCGGAAGTCGCGCACCGCTTCATGGATGAGATGTCCGGTGGCCAGCAGCAACGGGTTGCCATTGCTCGGGCGATTGTGGGCGAGCGCCGGCTGATCCTCGCCGATGAACCGACTGGAGCCTTGGATTCGGCCACCGGGGACGGCATCCTCGAAGTCTTGCGTGCCCGGGCCGATTCCGGAGCCGCGGTGGTTCTGGTGACCCATGAAGCCAGGCATGCGGCCTGGGCGGACCGAGTAGTCTTTCTGCGTGATGGCAGGGTCGTGGACGAATCGGTGTCGCAGAACGACCCGTCGATGCTGCTCGCCGCTGCCTTTCACGGTGACTGA
- the purB gene encoding adenylosuccinate lyase encodes MPAASSPRYRLAETQIALGPLDGRYRAAVAPLVDYLSEAALNRDRIAVEVEWLIHLTDQGVLPGTAELSQTQKDQLRAIVGEFDVDSVAELAEIEKTTVHDVKAVEYYIGRRLAGIGIESLKPLVHFACTSEDINNLSYALGIKGAVENVWLPAARELSAKLHAMATANRTIPMLSRTHGQPATPTTLGKELAVLAYRLDRQLRRISEAEYLGKINGATGTYAAHYAAAPGADWQAISRSFVEGLGLDWNPLTTQIESHDWQAELYADIARFNRILHNLCTDVWSYISIGYFAQIPVAGATGSSTMPHKVNPIRFENAEANLEISSALLDTLASTLVTSRWQRDLTDSSGQRNIGVAFGHSVLAINNVLGGLGRLDTAEAVLADDLDHNWEILGEAVQTVMRAEAIAGVPGMDDPYERLKELTRGQRVDAGRMQEFISGLGLSAEAEARLQALTPGGYTGIAAELVDHLQD; translated from the coding sequence ATGCCTGCTGCCTCTTCTCCGCGCTACCGCCTCGCCGAAACCCAGATCGCACTCGGACCGCTCGATGGCCGCTACCGTGCCGCCGTCGCACCCTTGGTCGATTATCTGTCCGAAGCGGCACTGAACCGGGACCGGATCGCGGTGGAGGTCGAATGGCTGATCCACTTGACCGATCAGGGCGTGCTCCCCGGCACCGCCGAGTTGAGCCAGACGCAAAAAGACCAGCTGCGCGCAATCGTCGGCGAGTTCGACGTCGACTCGGTCGCCGAACTCGCCGAGATCGAAAAAACCACGGTGCACGACGTGAAGGCCGTCGAATACTACATCGGCCGGCGGCTGGCCGGGATCGGCATCGAGTCGCTCAAACCACTGGTGCACTTCGCCTGCACCAGTGAAGACATCAACAATCTTTCCTACGCTCTGGGCATCAAGGGCGCAGTGGAAAACGTCTGGTTGCCCGCCGCCCGCGAACTCAGCGCGAAACTGCATGCCATGGCCACGGCCAACCGCACCATCCCGATGCTCTCCCGCACCCACGGACAACCGGCGACGCCGACCACCCTCGGCAAGGAGCTGGCGGTGCTCGCCTACCGGCTTGACCGGCAGCTGCGCCGGATCTCGGAGGCCGAATACCTGGGCAAAATCAACGGTGCGACCGGGACTTATGCGGCACACTACGCGGCGGCGCCCGGCGCTGATTGGCAGGCCATTTCGCGCAGCTTCGTCGAGGGCTTGGGGCTGGACTGGAACCCGCTCACCACGCAGATCGAATCGCACGACTGGCAGGCCGAGCTCTACGCGGACATCGCCCGGTTCAACCGGATCCTGCACAATCTGTGCACCGATGTCTGGAGCTATATTTCGATCGGCTACTTCGCGCAGATTCCGGTGGCCGGAGCCACTGGTTCCTCCACCATGCCGCACAAGGTGAATCCCATCCGGTTCGAGAACGCCGAGGCCAATCTGGAGATCTCCTCGGCCCTGTTGGACACCCTCGCCTCGACCCTGGTCACGTCGCGCTGGCAGCGGGATCTGACCGATTCCTCCGGCCAGCGCAACATCGGCGTGGCCTTCGGGCATTCAGTGCTCGCGATCAACAATGTACTCGGCGGGCTGGGCCGGCTCGACACCGCCGAGGCAGTGCTCGCGGACGACCTGGACCACAACTGGGAAATCCTCGGCGAAGCCGTGCAAACCGTGATGCGTGCTGAGGCGATCGCCGGCGTCCCGGGCATGGACGACCCGTATGAACGGCTCAAAGAGCTCACCCGCGGCCAACGGGTCGACGCCGGGCGGATGCAGGAGTTCATCTCCGGGCTCGGGCTTTCCGCGGAAGCGGAGGCCCGTTTGCAGGCGCTCACCCCGGGCGGCTACACCGGCATCGCCGCCGAGTTGGTGGATCACCTGCAGGACTAG
- a CDS encoding histidinol-phosphate transaminase: MVSTEAPDSSPAIPRPALRRLPRYAAGKPPVPVAGVASFKLSSNENPLPPLPEVLAAISDLESINRYPDPTAAPLRAVLGEFLGVPADDIVTGTGGLGAFNQILAAFAGANDEAAPDEVIYPWRSFEAYPISVGLTGAVSVQVPLAADGRHDLPAMAAAITERTKVIVLCTPNNPTGPVLHTAEVVEFLDQVPPRIVVVIDEAYTEFSTDPEMVRGLDMYRKYPNVVLLRTFSKAYGLAGLRIGYSISHPGITESLRIAASPFTASAVAQEAAIASIELNEKIIERVQSLIFERERVLDGLRALGWPVPDAQGNFFWLNFGEDSADFAAVAEAAGLSVRTFAGEGVRVSIGEAAANTSLLEICAGYTKTPLAS; this comes from the coding sequence ATGGTGAGCACTGAAGCCCCCGATTCCAGCCCTGCAATTCCGCGTCCGGCGCTCCGCCGACTGCCCCGCTACGCCGCGGGAAAACCGCCGGTTCCAGTGGCCGGCGTGGCGAGTTTCAAACTTTCCTCGAATGAGAATCCGCTGCCTCCGTTGCCCGAGGTCCTCGCGGCGATCTCCGATCTCGAGTCGATCAACCGCTATCCGGATCCGACCGCGGCGCCGCTGCGCGCGGTACTGGGCGAATTCCTGGGCGTTCCAGCCGACGACATCGTCACCGGGACCGGTGGCCTGGGGGCGTTCAACCAGATTCTGGCGGCTTTCGCGGGCGCCAATGACGAGGCTGCGCCGGATGAAGTCATTTATCCGTGGCGCTCGTTCGAGGCCTATCCGATTTCGGTCGGCTTGACCGGTGCCGTGAGTGTCCAAGTGCCGCTGGCGGCGGACGGACGGCATGATTTGCCCGCGATGGCCGCAGCGATCACTGAACGGACCAAAGTCATCGTGCTCTGCACGCCGAACAATCCCACCGGCCCGGTGCTGCATACCGCTGAAGTAGTGGAATTCCTGGACCAGGTGCCGCCGCGGATCGTCGTGGTGATCGACGAGGCCTACACCGAGTTCAGCACCGACCCGGAGATGGTCCGAGGCCTGGACATGTATCGGAAGTATCCGAACGTGGTTCTGCTGCGTACATTCTCCAAGGCGTATGGATTGGCCGGCCTGCGGATCGGCTACTCGATCTCGCACCCTGGGATCACCGAGTCGCTGCGGATCGCCGCATCGCCGTTCACTGCTTCAGCAGTGGCGCAGGAAGCGGCCATCGCCTCAATCGAACTGAACGAGAAAATTATCGAAAGGGTACAAAGCCTGATCTTCGAACGGGAGCGGGTGCTGGACGGCCTGCGCGCTCTCGGTTGGCCGGTCCCGGATGCCCAGGGAAATTTCTTCTGGCTCAATTTCGGTGAGGATTCCGCCGACTTTGCGGCCGTGGCGGAAGCCGCGGGGCTTTCCGTCCGGACATTTGCCGGGGAGGGCGTCCGGGTCAGCATCGGGGAAGCAGCCGCCAACACCAGTCTCTTGGAAATCTGTGCGGGTTATACAAAGACGCCGCTTGCTTCCTAA
- a CDS encoding FtsX-like permease family protein, whose amino-acid sequence MPADSAPLELSPLPGGRWRRYRLALKMAWRDIRKHRGRSILIMLLIMLPVFGLSAAATFGESAVPTQAEAVSMLLGKAQAKFTKTSMKPPYQQQSPLDDREFSMPSSIRNNANPVDVRGAIPSGYRAVSWRERFLDVAGLAPDKQTRVIESEVLDPVFEGKYTLGSGRPPEAPAEVLASPGLLQAAKVQLGGVISTEIGQFIVVGTILDSNVETREFALYLRPGELPPLLPGVSAADEAAYFVDGDQPVTWAQIKELNRSGVVVLSRAVLENPPDGERWSYFGGSNQEGAYYLGGLIGTLALLEVGLLAGAAFAVGAKGRQRELALLAATGAEIQTLRSMVTAGAVWLGLAAGVLGAGGGMAAALLAVGYFRSIGRGSFAGLHPNYWVAGTVIVVAVLAAYAAALLPARAVARQATMAALRGGRSVTEPRRWPARAGLALLGCGAVAMLTGVPVGLAERSGSPGEPPVYPILLIGGAVFAVLGVVLLLGRLVAGATRSAGRLPLVWRLAARDSARNRGRTVPAIAAVLAAATLAAAAVVVVASVMQSGKESYSWSANFNQAALNLANTVYSGSGDQGSARIDSLAPEDLAREIARGTPVPFRSWTLRGEQNALCWLGNPDQEPKGMDSAGCLKHTLVVPQSSRCPLDQYSRPTDRLDPRCRTGWRSSYPSILIGGPAELEALLGHQPSPDALQTLAGGGVVVSDELLQASGQAEIGVGDVRQQPAMGYGGLQRDQFRINSSVRLPAVVGAPDHALMYSAFISEQTAARLGLKVADNTLLVQFERSLSQAETAAVQAQITRAGPPVPYFAVETGFKDDSALQLWLVLALAALIILSAAGITAGLALADGRADQATLAGIGASPRIRKSLAAVQIAMTALIGSVLGILLGVLPAVLMILMVDRLTIVVPWLHLLALAVLVPILGAGIAWLITRSALPGERRQTLV is encoded by the coding sequence GTGCCTGCTGATTCCGCGCCGCTCGAGTTGTCGCCGTTGCCCGGTGGGCGTTGGCGGCGCTATCGGCTGGCACTGAAAATGGCTTGGCGGGACATCCGCAAACACCGCGGGCGATCGATCCTGATCATGCTGCTGATCATGCTGCCGGTATTCGGACTGAGCGCCGCCGCGACCTTCGGCGAATCAGCCGTGCCCACCCAAGCCGAGGCGGTCTCGATGCTGCTCGGTAAGGCGCAGGCCAAATTCACGAAAACCTCGATGAAGCCCCCGTACCAGCAACAGAGCCCGTTGGACGACCGAGAGTTCAGCATGCCGAGTTCCATCCGAAATAATGCCAACCCGGTAGACGTACGCGGCGCGATCCCCTCCGGTTACCGCGCGGTCAGCTGGCGCGAAAGGTTCCTGGATGTCGCCGGACTCGCGCCGGACAAGCAAACCAGGGTGATCGAGTCCGAGGTGCTCGACCCGGTGTTCGAGGGGAAATACACGCTCGGCTCAGGACGACCGCCCGAAGCGCCGGCGGAGGTCTTGGCTTCGCCCGGGCTGCTGCAGGCGGCCAAGGTGCAATTGGGCGGGGTGATTTCCACTGAAATCGGGCAGTTCATCGTGGTGGGAACGATACTGGACAGCAATGTCGAGACCCGGGAGTTCGCCCTGTACCTGCGTCCGGGTGAATTACCGCCGTTGTTGCCCGGGGTGTCCGCAGCGGACGAAGCCGCCTACTTCGTGGACGGCGACCAGCCGGTCACCTGGGCGCAGATCAAAGAACTCAACCGCAGCGGTGTCGTGGTGCTCTCCAGAGCGGTTCTGGAAAACCCGCCGGACGGCGAGCGCTGGAGCTACTTCGGCGGCTCGAACCAGGAGGGCGCCTATTATCTCGGTGGCCTGATCGGCACGCTGGCCCTGCTCGAAGTCGGTTTACTGGCGGGTGCCGCGTTTGCCGTGGGCGCGAAGGGGCGCCAGCGCGAGTTGGCGCTCCTGGCCGCCACCGGCGCCGAAATCCAGACGCTCCGCTCCATGGTCACCGCGGGCGCGGTGTGGTTGGGCCTGGCCGCCGGGGTCCTCGGCGCCGGCGGCGGGATGGCGGCGGCGCTCCTGGCGGTCGGTTATTTCCGCAGCATCGGCCGCGGAAGTTTTGCCGGCTTGCATCCCAATTACTGGGTCGCCGGAACGGTGATCGTGGTCGCGGTCCTGGCCGCCTATGCGGCGGCATTGCTGCCTGCCCGGGCGGTGGCCCGGCAAGCGACGATGGCCGCGCTGCGCGGTGGCCGGAGCGTCACCGAGCCCCGGCGCTGGCCGGCCCGGGCCGGCCTGGCGCTTCTGGGCTGCGGCGCCGTCGCCATGCTCACCGGAGTTCCGGTCGGGCTGGCCGAGCGGTCGGGAAGCCCAGGCGAGCCGCCGGTGTACCCGATCCTGCTGATCGGCGGCGCGGTGTTCGCGGTACTGGGCGTGGTGCTCCTTCTGGGCCGGCTGGTTGCCGGAGCCACCCGGAGCGCCGGACGGCTCCCCTTGGTCTGGCGCCTGGCGGCCCGTGATTCGGCCCGGAACCGCGGACGCACGGTTCCGGCGATTGCTGCGGTGCTGGCGGCTGCCACGCTCGCCGCTGCCGCCGTCGTCGTGGTGGCCAGCGTCATGCAGAGCGGCAAGGAGAGCTATTCCTGGTCCGCGAACTTCAACCAGGCAGCACTGAACCTGGCGAATACCGTCTACTCCGGCTCGGGCGACCAGGGTTCCGCCCGGATTGACAGCTTGGCACCGGAAGACCTGGCGCGGGAGATCGCCCGGGGCACTCCGGTCCCATTCCGGTCCTGGACGCTGCGTGGTGAACAGAACGCCTTGTGCTGGCTCGGCAATCCGGACCAAGAGCCGAAGGGAATGGATTCTGCAGGCTGCCTCAAGCACACCTTGGTGGTTCCGCAAAGCAGCAGGTGCCCACTGGACCAATATTCGCGTCCGACGGACCGGCTCGATCCGCGGTGCCGAACCGGCTGGCGCAGCTCATATCCCAGCATCCTGATCGGCGGTCCCGCGGAGCTCGAAGCCTTGTTGGGGCACCAGCCCAGCCCGGATGCGTTGCAGACGCTGGCGGGCGGCGGCGTGGTGGTTTCCGACGAATTGCTTCAGGCCAGCGGTCAGGCGGAAATCGGGGTCGGTGATGTCCGGCAGCAGCCGGCCATGGGGTACGGCGGTTTGCAACGCGATCAGTTCCGCATCAACAGCAGCGTCCGCTTGCCGGCTGTGGTCGGAGCGCCCGATCACGCACTGATGTACAGCGCTTTCATCTCCGAGCAGACGGCTGCCCGGCTGGGTTTGAAGGTCGCGGACAACACGCTCCTGGTGCAATTCGAACGTTCACTCAGCCAGGCGGAGACCGCCGCAGTGCAAGCCCAGATCACCCGGGCCGGGCCGCCCGTGCCCTACTTCGCCGTGGAGACCGGCTTCAAAGATGATTCCGCCCTGCAGCTGTGGCTGGTCCTCGCGCTGGCCGCACTGATCATCCTGAGTGCCGCCGGCATCACTGCCGGACTGGCGCTCGCGGACGGCCGCGCCGACCAGGCCACGCTGGCCGGGATCGGGGCCTCGCCGCGGATCCGGAAATCCTTGGCCGCGGTGCAGATCGCCATGACCGCCTTGATCGGCAGCGTCTTGGGAATCCTGCTCGGGGTGCTGCCCGCCGTCCTGATGATCCTGATGGTCGACCGGTTGACCATTGTGGTGCCGTGGCTGCATTTGCTGGCGCTGGCGGTGCTGGTGCCGATTCTGGGCGCCGGAATCGCCTGGCTGATCACCCGGAGCGCACTCCCCGGGGAACGCCGGCAAACCCTGGTATGA